A single genomic interval of uncultured Sphaerochaeta sp. harbors:
- a CDS encoding helix-turn-helix domain-containing protein has translation MILLTPKQTAEYLQLSEIQVRRLLAANKIPHFKIGRVNRVNQEELDAWLMKRARQEAVGSFKQKR, from the coding sequence ATGATCCTTCTAACCCCAAAGCAAACTGCCGAATACTTGCAGCTCTCCGAGATCCAGGTGCGACGTCTCCTTGCCGCCAATAAGATCCCCCACTTCAAGATCGGTAGGGTGAATCGGGTAAACCAGGAGGAGCTTGATGCATGGTTGATGAAACGAGCACGGCAAGAAGCCGTTGGATCTTTTAAACAGAAAAGGTAA
- a CDS encoding DNA cytosine methyltransferase, producing the protein MSRKHMRYLSIFSGIEAATVAWEPLGWEPVAFAEVDEFPKAVLAHHYPNIPDLGDVTKITEEQIKALGPIDLVVGGSPCQDLSIAGKRTGLRDKDGSVTRSGLFDEQIRIFETARKNNGCRYLLWENVPGAFSSNKGRDFAYVIDSMVGGDIQVPEGGWKNSGIGISLDGSRCVEWRVLDAQYFGVPQRRRRIFALLDTGAWWSREPILFERESLQGNPPTGTWTEEEAAPGAGRSTDCEIIIYENHANDSRVTRCEDGIAPTLSSRMGTGGGNVPLVMASGQANAEILKDQCPTLNCTDEQPIYCGVEP; encoded by the coding sequence ATGTCAAGAAAACATATGCGATATCTATCCATTTTCAGTGGGATTGAAGCCGCTACTGTGGCATGGGAACCACTCGGATGGGAACCTGTGGCGTTTGCAGAAGTTGATGAGTTCCCGAAGGCAGTTCTTGCCCATCACTATCCGAACATTCCTGATTTAGGGGATGTGACCAAAATCACCGAGGAACAGATAAAGGCCCTTGGTCCGATAGATCTTGTGGTAGGGGGGTCCCCCTGCCAAGACCTTTCCATTGCAGGGAAGCGAACCGGTTTGAGGGACAAGGATGGGTCGGTTACCCGAAGCGGGTTATTCGACGAACAGATAAGGATATTTGAGACAGCAAGGAAGAATAATGGATGCAGATACTTACTCTGGGAGAATGTCCCAGGAGCCTTCAGTTCAAACAAAGGGCGTGACTTTGCCTATGTTATTGACTCTATGGTCGGCGGGGATATTCAGGTCCCCGAAGGGGGATGGAAGAACAGTGGAATCGGCATTTCGCTTGATGGGAGCAGATGTGTCGAATGGCGCGTGTTGGACGCACAATACTTCGGAGTGCCCCAAAGACGCAGAAGAATCTTCGCTCTCCTCGATACTGGAGCATGGTGGAGTAGAGAACCGATTCTATTTGAGCGAGAAAGCCTGCAGGGGAATCCTCCGACGGGCACGTGGACGGAAGAGGAAGCTGCCCCCGGAGCTGGAAGGAGCACTGATTGCGAAATTATCATCTACGAAAACCATGCAAATGACAGCCGGGTTACCAGATGTGAAGATGGTATAGCCCCTACCTTGAGCAGTCGCATGGGGACCGGGGGAGGGAATGTCCCACTGGTGATGGCTTCCGGACAGGCAAATGCCGAGATCCTCAAGGACCAATGCCCCACACTCAATTGCACAGATGAACAGCCAATTTATTGCGGGGTGGAACCATGA
- the ssb gene encoding single-stranded DNA-binding protein, whose product MNDLNNVVLTGRVTRDVELKYTTSGTAVANFSIAVNEGVKQPNGQWEDKGNFFDVSLWGKSAETLTRFLTKGKRITVQGRLRQQTWQDQEGRSRSKVIVNAQFVQLLSPIEGRESQGSDRRPPNEDPPRRRHTSPPKGGPQSAAAMYASSIDPEEDAGMMGPEFFGGDIPF is encoded by the coding sequence ATGAATGATCTTAACAATGTTGTCCTTACCGGTCGCGTGACCCGCGACGTGGAACTGAAATATACGACAAGCGGCACAGCAGTTGCCAATTTTTCCATTGCAGTCAATGAGGGAGTGAAACAACCAAACGGGCAATGGGAAGACAAAGGGAACTTCTTCGATGTAAGCCTCTGGGGAAAGTCGGCAGAAACACTTACGAGGTTCCTCACAAAGGGAAAGAGAATCACTGTACAAGGCAGGCTCCGCCAACAGACATGGCAGGACCAAGAGGGGCGGAGCAGGAGCAAGGTGATTGTCAATGCACAATTTGTGCAATTGCTCTCACCGATAGAAGGGAGAGAGTCTCAAGGATCTGACAGGAGACCCCCTAATGAGGATCCCCCCAGAAGGCGACATACATCTCCCCCGAAGGGAGGCCCCCAATCGGCGGCCGCGATGTATGCCTCGTCGATAGATCCGGAAGAGGATGCAGGGATGATGGGTCCGGAATTCTTCGGTGGTGACATACCGTTCTAA
- a CDS encoding DNA cytosine methyltransferase produces the protein MNIVRRLTPKECERLQGFPDGYTNIAWRGKDTSPDGRRYKALGNSMAVPVMRWIGRRIQDSSLVERNEQDIERVLYVSPGDEEQISLF, from the coding sequence ATGAACATAGTAAGGAGGCTAACCCCAAAGGAGTGTGAGAGGCTCCAAGGCTTCCCAGATGGCTACACAAACATCGCATGGAGAGGCAAGGATACATCACCCGACGGAAGACGATACAAGGCTCTTGGGAACAGCATGGCTGTACCTGTGATGCGATGGATAGGAAGGCGTATACAGGATTCCTCTCTTGTTGAGAGAAACGAGCAGGACATAGAGAGAGTGCTGTATGTGTCTCCTGGGGACGAGGAACAGATTTCTCTGTTTTAA
- a CDS encoding ATP-binding protein, with product MDIEYTKKMMQGKGLRIVETLHLECPKHGPYENNRILRYYDDGTSEELPLSGCPVCREEAARQELAESYENILLEGKLASSRIPAKFQNCMVRNFQVEDAESAFSQSKMEARNMAIAFIRDEVRSLVLLGGTGRGKSHLMASMLKGCISTGRDALYVVERKIYRDIHESYLGRKDLMTEGQVIDLYSKVDVLGIDELGRSSWTEHEAQILYEIIDNRDVYNRKTVMAGNLMPDEFRQKFDDSFRRKLGATTIVCTWPRWEER from the coding sequence ATGGACATTGAATACACAAAAAAAATGATGCAGGGGAAGGGGCTCAGGATTGTTGAAACCCTTCACTTGGAATGTCCCAAGCACGGGCCATACGAGAACAACCGCATATTGCGCTATTACGATGATGGCACCAGCGAGGAATTGCCCCTTTCCGGTTGTCCGGTATGCAGGGAAGAGGCTGCACGGCAGGAATTGGCAGAGAGTTATGAGAACATCCTGCTCGAAGGGAAGTTGGCCTCATCACGGATCCCTGCGAAGTTCCAGAACTGTATGGTCCGCAATTTCCAGGTCGAGGATGCAGAGAGTGCATTCTCCCAATCCAAGATGGAGGCACGGAACATGGCTATTGCATTCATCCGGGATGAGGTGAGGTCCTTGGTCCTGCTTGGTGGGACAGGGCGAGGCAAGAGCCATCTCATGGCCAGCATGCTCAAGGGTTGCATCTCGACAGGCAGGGACGCTCTCTATGTCGTGGAACGCAAGATCTATCGTGACATACACGAATCATATCTGGGGCGAAAGGACCTGATGACCGAGGGACAGGTGATCGACCTGTATTCAAAGGTTGATGTGCTCGGAATCGATGAATTGGGGAGGTCCTCATGGACCGAGCATGAGGCGCAGATACTCTACGAGATCATAGACAACCGTGATGTCTACAACCGAAAGACGGTCATGGCTGGCAATCTCATGCCTGATGAGTTCAGGCAGAAGTTCGATGATTCATTCAGGAGAAAACTGGGTGCAACCACGATTGTGTGCACCTGGCCGAGATGGGAGGAAAGGTAA
- a CDS encoding ATP-binding protein, protein MTIEKTKSIKAEDNLVIIVYGKGGVGKTTFAASSPRPLILDFENGTKYLGTRGFDVDVIRMKNWLTGKDKTDLVQIIADHETIVIDPLGEAMEKLIDSPEIKGVKYRTGDGGLTMAGWGEVKKQMRSFIKSLRDTGKNVIIVSHVSEIQTEQGLEHRIQVATKLSDEIPNMVDVIAYMGVIRNDNEIKRVLYIPQQGGGFDSKDRTGRFPQTIHIGEQTGWSDFISSMKEVK, encoded by the coding sequence ATGACTATTGAAAAAACCAAATCAATCAAGGCCGAGGACAACCTCGTGATCATTGTATATGGGAAGGGTGGTGTCGGCAAGACCACCTTTGCCGCTTCATCACCGAGACCTCTCATCCTCGATTTCGAGAATGGGACGAAGTATCTGGGTACCCGTGGATTCGATGTTGATGTAATCAGGATGAAGAACTGGCTTACCGGGAAGGACAAAACCGACTTGGTACAGATCATCGCAGACCATGAGACCATAGTCATCGACCCACTTGGGGAGGCAATGGAAAAGCTCATTGATTCCCCTGAGATAAAGGGGGTGAAATACCGTACTGGTGATGGAGGCCTCACTATGGCCGGTTGGGGAGAGGTGAAGAAGCAAATGCGCTCCTTCATCAAGTCCCTCCGTGATACCGGGAAGAATGTGATCATCGTAAGCCACGTGAGTGAGATACAGACAGAGCAGGGCCTTGAGCACAGGATACAGGTTGCTACCAAGCTGTCCGATGAGATTCCCAACATGGTTGATGTCATTGCATACATGGGGGTCATTCGGAACGACAACGAGATCAAGCGGGTACTGTACATCCCCCAGCAGGGTGGTGGCTTTGATTCCAAGGACAGGACAGGCAGGTTCCCCCAGACAATCCACATCGGGGAACAGACTGGATGGTCCGATTTCATCTCTTCCATGAAGGAGGTGAAGTGA
- a CDS encoding recombination protein NinG — protein sequence MNYRNKAISAFCKLRRLQEADYNGMVRCVTCGRPVKWNECDGGHFIDRRHRGTELEPDNVWPQCVVCNRFLSGDKEMYREVLDNRLGKERVEQLEAMAEGDHIHKDYESLYKSFLSQIRRIRKLKGL from the coding sequence ATGAATTATCGAAACAAGGCAATCTCAGCATTCTGCAAGCTCCGTAGGCTCCAGGAGGCAGATTACAACGGTATGGTCAGATGCGTAACGTGTGGTCGTCCTGTGAAGTGGAACGAGTGTGACGGGGGACATTTCATCGACCGCCGTCATAGGGGAACAGAGCTCGAGCCGGACAATGTATGGCCACAATGTGTCGTCTGCAATCGATTTCTCTCCGGGGATAAGGAAATGTACCGGGAAGTGCTGGATAACCGTCTTGGCAAGGAGCGTGTTGAACAGTTGGAAGCAATGGCAGAAGGAGATCATATCCACAAGGATTATGAATCCCTCTACAAGAGCTTTTTGTCACAGATCAGGCGGATACGGAAGTTGAAGGGGCTGTAG